In Pleurocapsa minor HA4230-MV1, the DNA window ACGGAGAAAAACCACCCTTAGACTGCTTAAATTTCACCTCATAAGGCAATGTGTCTTGTCCTGTCAGGTTTTTGAGTTTACCTACTTCACCTGCATATCTCTCTGAATCATTGATCAACACCAACCTTTTACCAGCGATCGAGGCGGTTTCAAACTTTTCTTTTTCTAGTTTTTTCAGCGTTGTGGTATGGACATTCTCTTGCCCTACCAATGCCGTGGCTAATCTGGTCAGGGTGCTTTTCCCTGTTCCCCCTGGTCCAACTAATTCTAAATACTTCTGCCAGTCTGTTCTGCCTGTGACGATTCCCAGCAGATACGCTCTCATTAATTCTACTAACTGGCGATCGCCATTACACATTGTTAATAACCAATGTTGAATTGGTTCACAAGTCGCCAAAATATTGTAGTTATACGGCAAACACCAGGTTAATCGGTTTTGAGGCGAATGAGGCAGCAGCTTCTTGGTTTCAAGGTGCAAAACTCCATTGAGCAGTGGCAATACTCCTGATGCTTCGTTCCATTTGTCTACTTCTAAGTCTAACTTTACTAATGCGGTTATTCCATTGACAAAACTGATGGTATAGTTCGGCTTCTTCTTTCCCGATTTGGCTAGTTCACGGGCGATCTCACTTACTTGATTTTTAACTAACCTACCTATTCTTTCTGTCGAGCCTTTGCTCCAAATCCCCTCTGTCACCGAACTGTAGTGATACCATTCCTGTTCCTCTACATTCCAGGCTAATTGACCTTGATACTTCGATGCTAGCCATTCGGCAATGTCTGACTGTGACCAGTTAGGGAAATTAGCTAACACCTCTGCTTGCTCTTGCTCCTTTTTTTTCAGTGAGTTTCTTTCGGCAGCTTTGGTAATCCCTCTGTTTAATCTTTTAATTAATTCATCTGTACTAAGCTGAGGATGAGCTTCTACCCAGTCAGTGAGATCTCCTTTAATTGGCATATCCGCCCAGACATCTGTTGGCGAGATAATTAAACATCGCAAGTTGACTGACTGGCAAGCTGATTTGACTAATTCTGCCTTTTTCTGCCCCACTTCGTCATGATCGGGGAAATAGACTAATCCTGCTGCTCCACTGTCTTTTAAGGCGCTCAAATCATTGGCGATCGCCTTGGGTGTCCAGTTTGACCCCTGCCAGGTTATTCCAGAAGCGGCGATCGCTCTGGCTGTTTCAACACAGCCTTCTCCTTCTAAACCTAAGACCCATTTTCCCCGACAATGTTTAACTGCTTCTCCTAGTCGATAGGCTCTCCAGTCTTTTGCGCCTTTGCTCCATTGAATTAACCCATTCGATTTGATGTGACCCTGGCGGATTGTTTTTTCTTTAATGCCTTCGCTATTTTGCCACTCAAATCTGCTTACCCATTGAGTTTTTGAGTACCAATAACGAGTTTCGGTAGCTGAAACAGGTACTCCTTGTTTAACTAGCCATTCGGGAATAACTTTTGACTCTGGTGAAGGCGAATCTGTGGGGAGTGAAGTAAGTCGAGCTAGTTTTAAGCTTTCATGCGCTCTTTGTCTCCCCTGCTCCCCTGCTCCCTGTCTCCTTGTCACCTCAGACCAAGGACTCACTGCCTCCCGAATATCCTTAACTTCACAGCCACACTTGAACGCTTGGTACGAACCTTTTTTCTTGTTGATCTTGAACCCACCATCTCCACAGACAGGACAAGTACAATGGTATTCATTTGAAGTTTCTTTGACTACGTTTAAGCGCTCTAAGTAATCTAAAATCTGGAATGGCGAGATAAATCCTATCACATTGCACCTCCCAACTGCTTTGAGCGATTTGATAATACTTGTGCTGAAACGTGAGTGCAGTTTTTACCTACACCATTTAAGATATACATAGTTGCTAATTCCTTTTTTTGGAAATTGGTTTGAAAGCGATCGCACTCCCTGGAAAAGAATTGCGGTCGCTTTTGCGTTTAAGATATTTTACTAATATGTGAAATATTTTTTGGCTACCGTTAATGTAATAACCAAGGTTTTAGGGTTTTAAGATTTTAATGCCTTCAGTCTAAAGTCTAAAAACATCAAAACTAATCAGATACATACTCGATTAAATCATTAGGGCTACATTCCCTAGAACTAAGCTTGGAAATTGCTTGACATATATTTGCTAGTGCTTCACCACCGATTTCTGGCAACAAGTCATTACTTTTTAATTTGGAAATACTCACTGGATTCATTCCAAGCTCCTCAGCCAATGCCTTGTTAGTAATTTTTCGATCTGCCATAACTGCTCTGAGT includes these proteins:
- a CDS encoding helix-turn-helix domain-containing protein, which gives rise to MQSYVNWRVAKVYWKLRAVMADRKITNKALAEELGMNPVSISKLKSNDLLPEIGGEALANICQAISKLSSRECSPNDLIEYVSD